The following proteins are encoded in a genomic region of Chryseobacterium cucumeris:
- a CDS encoding Mrp/NBP35 family ATP-binding protein, with amino-acid sequence MLTKEKVQEFLKEIEVDDLVNNLQIMGNDVYIDMTAHSPAMHEKKKLEAAMKQAFASEFGEDIHLKLKIVSPEPSEIQQSQIKGKQIPGIQNIIAIASGKGGVGKSTVSANMAVTLAKMGFKVGLLDADIYGPSVPTMFDTEGQKPISVEVNGKNLMKPIENYGVKMLSIGYFSGANQAVVWRGPMASKALNQMIRDAAWGELDFLLIDLPPGTGDIHLSIIQEVPVTGAVIVSTPQHVALADVRKGIAMFQMESINIPVLGLIENMAYFTPEELPDNKYYIFGNQGAQYLAEDLGIPVLGEIPLIQSIREAGDVGRPAALQEGSKIEDIYTETARKMVESLVERNKNLPPTEAVKISTMAGCSPKAK; translated from the coding sequence ATGTTGACGAAAGAAAAGGTTCAGGAATTCCTTAAAGAAATAGAAGTAGACGATTTGGTGAATAATCTTCAGATTATGGGTAACGATGTTTATATTGATATGACTGCCCATTCGCCTGCAATGCACGAAAAGAAAAAACTGGAGGCTGCTATGAAACAGGCTTTTGCCAGTGAGTTTGGAGAAGACATTCATTTAAAACTTAAAATCGTTTCTCCGGAGCCTAGTGAAATTCAGCAAAGTCAGATCAAAGGAAAACAGATTCCGGGAATTCAAAATATTATCGCTATTGCTTCCGGTAAAGGAGGAGTAGGGAAATCTACCGTTTCTGCAAATATGGCAGTAACGTTGGCTAAAATGGGCTTTAAAGTAGGATTACTGGATGCTGATATCTACGGTCCTTCAGTTCCTACCATGTTTGATACAGAGGGACAAAAACCAATTTCTGTAGAAGTGAATGGTAAGAATCTGATGAAGCCTATCGAAAATTATGGAGTAAAAATGCTTTCAATAGGATACTTCTCAGGAGCCAATCAGGCAGTAGTATGGAGAGGTCCTATGGCTTCAAAAGCTTTGAACCAGATGATCAGAGATGCAGCATGGGGAGAACTGGATTTCCTTCTAATTGACCTTCCTCCGGGAACAGGTGACATTCACTTGTCAATTATCCAGGAAGTACCAGTAACAGGAGCGGTCATCGTAAGTACACCTCAGCATGTTGCATTGGCAGACGTAAGAAAAGGAATTGCCATGTTCCAGATGGAAAGTATTAACATTCCTGTGCTTGGTTTGATCGAAAATATGGCGTATTTTACACCGGAAGAACTTCCTGACAATAAATATTATATCTTTGGAAACCAGGGAGCACAATATTTAGCGGAAGATCTTGGAATTCCGGTATTGGGTGAAATTCCACTAATCCAGAGCATCAGAGAAGCAGGTGACGTTGGAAGACCGGCAGCACTTCAGGAAGGATCTAAAATTGAAGATATCTACACAGAAACTGCCAGAAAAATGGTAGAAAGCTTAGTGGAAAGAAATAAAAATCTTCCTCCCACTGAAGCAGTGAAGATTTCCACAATGGCAGGATGCTCGCCAAAAGCAAAATAA
- a CDS encoding NifU family protein, which translates to METNITHEDTVTRVMEALESIRPFLNKDGGDIELIDVKDNQVFVKLLGNCSGCSLNFSTLKLGVENTIKQHAPEIEKVINVE; encoded by the coding sequence ATGGAAACAAACATAACGCACGAAGATACAGTAACAAGAGTAATGGAAGCTCTGGAAAGCATCAGGCCGTTTTTGAATAAAGACGGTGGTGATATTGAGCTTATTGATGTGAAAGATAATCAGGTGTTTGTAAAACTTTTAGGTAACTGTTCCGGGTGTTCATTGAATTTTTCAACCTTAAAACTGGGTGTTGAAAATACAATCAAACAACATGCTCCGGAAATCGAAAAGGTAATCAACGTAGAGTAA